Within the Marinobacter sp. SS13-12 genome, the region GCTGATCCCACTCCCGCGTAACCAGCGTATGGCAACGGCTAAGAGAGTAAAAGATCTGGAGCCGATGACTGGTAACGAGCTGTAAGGCTTCATCAGTCAGTGTCAGGGATGACTGATAAGGAACGCGGGCTGAAGGCTCGCGTTCCTTTATTGCTTTAGTATGAATATTTTTGCGCGGCAAGCTGGCAAAATAGACGTCCAGTTAACTCAAAGCCATCAAAACAGAGACTGATATGCAGACGGCTAATCTTCTGCCCCTGGTTCTGGTTCTCGCCGTGGTTGCCTATGGCCTCGCGTACATGCGGTCCAGGGCTGTGGCGGCGCCGCTGGGCGGCATCCGGAATCTCAAGGCACTTCCTTTCTATTATGCGGCACGAGCAGCACTCTGGTGTGCGATTCCCGCATTGATTGTGCTGGCAGCCTGGGCCGGTTTCGAAGGCAAAGTTATTCAGGGCATCGTGATCGCATCGCTGCCTCAGGATACCTGGCCCGAATCTGCAGGGCAGGCCAGCCTGATACTCTCGCAAATCAGCAACGTTGCAGCAGGTAAGCTCAATCCTGAATTTGTGCCCGAGCATATTGCCGGGGCAGCGTCGCTACTGGAAGCGATGGAAAGCAAGAGCGAAAACTTCAAGGCTGCGCTGGTGATACTGATCGCAGTATTAGGGGGCACGTTTGCGTGGACCCGAGTCGCGCCCCATATCAACGCCCGGAAAAACGTAGAAACAACGTTGCGCAGAATTTTCTTTGTATGCGCCGCATTGGCAGTGTTGACCACAGCGGGCATCGTATTCTCGGTGATTCTGGAGACCGTACGTTTCTTCGGCCGAGTGCCGATTACCGAGTTCCTGTTTGGCACCACCTGGAGCCCTCAGACCGCCTTGCGTGCCGATCAGGTAGGTTCCGACGGTGCCTTTGGCGTTATCCCGCTATTTACCGGCACCCTGTTGATTTCCGCCATTGCTTTGCTGGT harbors:
- the pstC gene encoding phosphate ABC transporter permease subunit PstC, which produces MQTANLLPLVLVLAVVAYGLAYMRSRAVAAPLGGIRNLKALPFYYAARAALWCAIPALIVLAAWAGFEGKVIQGIVIASLPQDTWPESAGQASLILSQISNVAAGKLNPEFVPEHIAGAASLLEAMESKSENFKAALVILIAVLGGTFAWTRVAPHINARKNVETTLRRIFFVCAALAVLTTAGIVFSVILETVRFFGRVPITEFLFGTTWSPQTALRADQVGSDGAFGVIPLFTGTLLISAIALLVAVPVGLLSAIYLSEYASKRMRSTVKPILEMLAGIPTVVYGFFAALTVAPFIRDLAQIVGLEASSQSALAAGLVMGIMIVPFVSSLSDDVINAVPQTMRDGSLALGATQSETMKKVIFPAALPGIIGGILLAASRAIGETMIVVMAAGLAANLTANPLESVTTVTVQIATLLVGDQEFDSAKTLSAFALGMLLFIVTLLLNVVALKIVRKYREQYE